AAATTTAAAAGAAGACGAAGCGCTTATAAGCCTTGCAAATCCTATAAATCTGCCTTCATTTTTTGCAAACTATGCTAGCCAGACAGCTAAACGCGCAGTGCTTTACGCAAGTAGCGAGTTTATGTCTAAATTTGAAATTTCACAAAATGAAGCGGTCATTTTAGAAAAAAATGGGCAAAAGCTTGCCATTTGCGTGGAGCTTGATAGCGAGCTAGGAGGCATTGGCGCCTATCTTGGCGACTACGATGATAAGCTTGATGTAAGCGCCATTTTTGAGGGTAACTGCTACGCTAGCGTAAAAATAATAAAGGCACAGAATGAGTGAAATGCTATTTTTCGTGATAACAACTATTGTTAAAGCAGTCGTCATCTTGGCCGTCATGGCTAGCCTTGCTGGCCTTGCGACCTACGCCGAAAGAAAGGTGCTAGCCTACATGCAGCGCCGCGTGGGACCTGATATGGTTGGGCCTGCTGGCGTGCTTCAGATCGTGGCTGATATGATAAAGCTCTTTACAAAAGAGGACATCGTCCCAGCAAATGCAAATAAATTTATCTTTCTAATAGCCCCTTTAATCTCTGCTATCGCGGCATTTGCAGCGCTTGCGCCTGTGCCATTTTTGCCTGAGTTTGAGGTTTTTGGACATACGATTAGACCGATACTTGCAGATATAAACGTGGGCGTTTTGTATATCGCTGGCGTGGCAGCAGGTTGCGTCTTTTCGCCACTTGCAGCAGGCCTTGCAAGTTACAATAAATTTGCACTAATCAGCGCCGCTCGCGCAGTCGTAGCGCTTCTTAGTTTCGAAGTGGTCGCTGGCATGGCACTTTTAAGCGTTGTCATGGTGACTAGCTCGCTCTCGCTAGTTGATATAAACAACTATCAAAAAGGCATCTTTAACTGGCTCATCTTCAAACAGCCCCTTGCCTTCGTGCTTTTTGTGATGGCAAGCTTTGTGGAGTGCAACAGAACGCCGTTTTGCCTAACAGAAAACGAGACCGAGATCGTGGCAGGTTATGGCACCGAGTATAGCGGCATGAGATGGGCGATGTTTTTTATCGGCGAATACACAAACATGATCGCAGCAAGCATCATCATCACGCTTTTGTTTTTGGGTGGTTTTAATGAGTTTTTATTTATCCCAGGCGCTTTGATGATCATCTTAAAATCAAGCCTAGTCTTTTTCTTTTTTCTTTGGACGAGGGCGTCGTGGCCGCATCTAAGGGTCGATCAGCTTAGCATGCTTTGCTGGAAAATTTTGCTTCCGCTTGGCATCTTAAATGTCGTAATCACCGGCTTTGCACTACTTATCTAAGGCGTAAAATGAGCGAGAAAAGATATATTTTGATAGACGAAAAGATAGAGCCAAAAGGGACATTTGATAAATTTAAGCACTTCATCGCCGCTACTTTTAAGCTTGATCTTTTAGTAGGGCTAAAGATCACGCTAAAGCAGATGCTCTTTAGCAAGTCGCACACTCTAAAATATCCTATGCAAAAGATGGAGCTAAACGCCAGATATAGGGGGATTCATAGGCTTTTAAAATTTGTTGAAAGCGAAAATGAGCGCTGCATAGGCTGTGGGCTATGTGAGAAAATTTGCGTTAGCAACTGCATCTCGATGAAGACTTCTCTTGGCGAAGATGGCCGCAAAAAGGTCGCAAGCTACACGATAAATTTAAGCAGGTGCGTCTATTGCGGATTTTGCGCTGATGTCTGCCCTGAGCTTGCCATAGTTTGTGGGCAAGAGTACGAGGTCGCAAGTGAAAACAAAATCCTTTTTGGTACAAAAAATGAGTTTTTGACAGATGATAAATTCTTAAAAGATCAAGCCGAGTTTGAGGGCTATGGCGCGCTACCTAAAAATGCTAATAGCCTAGTAAAAAAGACGCCAAATGCGCTTACAAATGAAGATAAGGCAGAAGTGATGGATATAAATTTAAAAGGGTCAAGCGATGTATGAGAGCTTTGCATTTTATCTTTTTAGCGCCCTTATATTAGTTAGTTTTTCTTTTAGCGTGCTTTGCAAAAACGCCCTAAACGCGGTCTCTGCGCTAGCTGCTGGCATGGTTTTTATATCAGCTATATTTTTCTTGCTTGGGGCTGAGTTTTTAGGCGTGGTGCAAATCGTCGTCTATACAGGCGCGGTGGTCGTTTTATACGCATTTGCGATGATGTTTTTTGACACCAGCAAGGAGTGCGAGCCAAAAAGTGGCAAAAAAGCAAAGATCATCATCTATCTTCTAAGCAGCTTCATAGCGCTTCTTTTGATATTTATCTTTTTAGCGCCGATCTATAGCGCAAAGCAAGAGGTTGTAAATTCTACTCTCGCTAGTCTTGGCAACATCGAAGCGGTTGGAATTTTACTCTTTAGCAAGTATCTGCTAGCCTTTGAGATGTGCGCTATCATGCTACTTGTGGCGATGGTGGCTGGCATCATCTTGATACATAAAGATCTAGACGCGCAAAGCAAATTTGAGGAGATGCTATGATAGGCCTTACTCACTACCTCATCCTAGCAAGCCTGGTCTTTGTCATAGGGCTTGTTGGCATAATGAGAAGAAGAAATTTGATAATGCTATTTTTCTCAAGTGAAATTTTACTAAACTCAGCAAACATCGCGCTTGCTGCTATCTCAAAATACTACTTTGACCTAACTGGGCAGATCATCGCATTTTTTATAGTAGCCATAGCAGCTAGCGAGGTCGCCGTGGGACTTGGACTGCTTGTGCTTTGGTATAAAAAGACTGGCAGCATCAGTTTAGATTCGATGACAAATATGAAAGGCTAAGAGATGATTTTATTTTGTATTTCGCTATTTTTCCCGCTTCTTAGCTTCATCATAGCTGGCATCTTTTCGCATAGCAGCAAGAATTTATTTATCGGTCTTTTTTGCTCGCTTCTCATGATCGTTAGCGCCACAGCTTCACTCATGCTAACGGCTAGTCTTAGCGTAGATGAGCCACTAAATTTAACCCTAAAAGAGTTTATAAGCTTAGGCTCGCTTGATCTTAGCTTTAGCTTCTACCTTGACGCGATTAGCCTTGTGATGCTTAGCACCGTGGGAGTGGTTGCTAGCATCGTGCATATCTACTCCATTGGCTACATGAGAGATGACGCGAGCTTTAACCGCTTTTTTAGCTACCTTGGGCTCTTTGTCTTTTGCATGAACGTCCTTGTTTCAAGTGATAACTTCATAGGGCTATTTATCGGCTGGGAGGGCGTTGGTCTTTGCTCGTGGCTACTTATTGGCTTTTGGTATAAAAGGCCTAGCGCAAACGTCGCTGCAAACGAAGCCTTTGTGATGAATAGAGTAGCTGATCTAGCCATGCTTGTTGGCATTTTTTATATATTTTATAGCTTTGGCTCGCTTAAATTTAGCGAGGTTTTTAACGCTAGAAGCGACCTTTCTGGGCTAAATTTAGGCATCATCGCCACACTTCTTTTTATAGGCGCCATGGGTAAAAGCGCACAGTTTCCATTTCACACTTGGCTTGCAAACGCCATGGAGGGACCAACGCCGGTTTCTGCGCTCATCCACGCTGCGACCATGGTAACAGCTGGCGTTTATCTGGTTATACGCGCAAATTTTATCTTTGCAAACGTGCCTGAAGTCTCGCACTTTATAGCCTGCCTTGGCGCATTTGTAGCGATATTTGCCGCTAGCATCGCGCTAGTGCATAACGACCTTAAAAAGATAGTCGCCTACTCGACGCTTTCGCAGCTTGGATATATGTTTGTAGCCGCTGGTCTTGGCGCTTACAAGATCGCACTTTTTCACCTTGTCACGCACGCATTTTTCAAGTCTTTGCTCTTTTTGTGCGCTGGCAACGTCATGCACGCGATGAACGACGAGCTAAATATCAAAAAAATGGGCGGACTTTATAAATTTATGAAGCCAACAGCACTTCTTTCTATCATCGCAAGCTGCGCACTGGCTGGCTTTTATCCATTTGCTGGCTTTTTTTCTAAAGATAAAATTTTAGAAGTCGCCTTTAGTGAAAATCAAATTTTGTGGGCCGTCTTGCTATTTGGCGCGGTGCTTACGGCATTTTATAGCTTTAGACTTGTCATGCTAGTCTTTTTTGCAAAGCCAAAGAGCGATACTCACGCACATGAAGCCAAAAACTACATGCTTGTTGGCATGAGTGTGCTCGGCGTTCTATCAGTCATCAGCGGCTTTTTTTGGAGTAACTTTAGCGAGTTTTTGGGTGCTAGCCTTGGGGATTTTAAGCTAAATTTATCTCACAGCAGTGAAATTTTCTTACTCGTTTTAACGCTTACTCTAGTGCTAGCAAGTGCTGGTTTTGCAGTCTTTGCTTATAAAAAAGAAATTTTTAAAGAGAGCATTTGCGAGAGCAAGCTATATAAAATTTTGCAAAATGCCTACTTTATACCAAAATTTTATGAGAAATTTTTTATAAATGGCTACGCTTTTATCTCTAAAATTTGTAAGAAATTTGACGAGATGATAGTTGATAAAAGTGTCGATTTTGTCGCACTTTTGGTTACTAAATTTGCGTATCTTGCAAACAAAATGCAAAGTGGCGATCTAAGCGTCATGCTTAGATTTATGGTCGCAGGATTTGCCTTGCTTTTAAGCTTTATATTTTTATTAAACGGAGCCAAATAATGCTAAGTGTCATCATATTTTTCCCAGCAATAAGCGCAATACTTGGCTTTTTGATAGAAAATAAAAGCATCAAATTTTATGGAGCAAGCATCGCTTTAATCGAGCTTTTACTAGCTATTTTTATATGCGTAAATGTCGATTTTCAGGGTTATGACTTTGTTTTGACGCATCAAGTCTCGCTCATACCAAGCCTAAATATCAGCTACTTTGTCGGCATCGACACCATCTCACTTGTGCTTATAGTCCTTAGCGCATTTATGAGCTTTATCTCTATCGCCGCACTTAGTGACGATGGAAATTTAAAGCACCTGGTTATTAGCGTGCTATTTTTAGAGAGCACGATGATGGGCGTCTTTAGCGCGCTTGATATGATCTTGTTTTACAGCTTTTGGGAGCTTAGTCTCATACCGCTTCTTTACATCATCGGCGCATTTGGCAGTAAAAATAGAATTTACGCTGCGATTAAGTTTTTCATCTACACATTTTTAGGCTCTGTCTTTATGCTAGTGGCGATCATCTTTATCGGCTATCTGTGCTACCAAAAAAGCGGCGTATTTAGCTTTAACCTGCTTGATTGGTACAAGCTTGGCATCGGAGAAAATGCTCAAATTTGGCTATTTTTAGCATTTTTCTTCGCTTTTGGCGTCAAAACTCCGCTATTTCCATTTCACACGTGGCTACCTTACGCACACGGACAGGCTCCGACTATCGGCTCAGTGCTGCTTGCTAGCGTGCTTTTGAAGATGGGCACTTATGGCTTTGTGAGATTTTCACTTCCACTTTTTCCAGATGCGAGCCTACTTTTAAGCGGCTTTGTCTGCGTCATAGCTATCATCATGATCATCTACGCAGCCCTTGTTGCCTACGCACAAAGCGATATGAAGCAAGTGATCGCTTATAGCTCCATTTCACACATGGGTGTCATCATGCTTGGCATCTTTTCACTAAATTTAATAGGCCTTGGCGGCTCGATATTTTTAATGATAAGCCACGGCATCGTAAGTGGCGCGCTATTTTTGTTAGTTGGTGTCATCTACGAGAGAGCTCACACAAAAGAAATTTGCGAATTTGGCGGCCTTGCTAAGGTGATGCCAAAGTATGCACTTATATTTTTTATAGCAACGCTTGCAAGTATCGGCCTGCCACTAACGATCGGCTTTGTGGGCGAGTTTTTGAGCCTAATTGGCGTATTTAAGCTAAACAAGCTCTTTGCGCTACTTGGTGGCTTTAGCATCATCGTGGGCGCTGTTTATATGCTGGTACTTTATAAAAGGGTCTTTTTTGGCGAGTGCAAGGAGAAAAATTTAAGTCTAAAAGATCTAAATTTTAAAGAGTTAGTCGCTCTTGTGCCACTTTGCTTGCTCATAATCATTCTTGGTATCGCACCAAATTTGATACTAAAACCGCTTGAGCCAAGCGTACAAAATATCATAAGTAAAATGCAAACTAGAGCTGTAAATAGCGGCACAAAGGATAAAATTTCATCTTTAAACGGCGGGAGCAAACTATGAACGAAATAGCCTTTTTAGACCTAAACGAGATCTCTTTGCAATCGCTCTCACCGATGCTAAGCATGATGGTTTTTGCGCTTTTTATCCTCATAGTTGGAGCGATAAAAAAGGATCTTTCGAGGAATTTCTACTGCGTATTTTGCATCATCGCTATATTTGTAAATTTAGGCATTACGCTTGATTTTAACGGGCTTAGCCTAAGCTTTTGGGATATGCTCCTAGTCGATGGAATTTCTATCATCTCGCAGATTATTATCTTAATCGCCTCAGCTCTTTTCATCCCTCTTGCACTTAGCACAAAAGAGTATTTTGAGTATAAAATTTACGAGTATTACGCGCTATTTTTGTTTATGATCGCTGGATTTTTGTTTATGGTGAGCTCAAACAACCTACTAATCATCTTTTTAGGCCTTGAGATCAGCTCGCTTTGCCTCTATACCCTAATCGCCCTTCACAACAAGGCAAAAAGCGTCGAGGCTGCTATCAAATACTTCGCGATGGGTTCTCTCTCAGCTGGCTTTTTTGCGATGGCGATAGCGATGTTTTATCTGGCAACAAACTCAATAGACATCGCTCGTATAGGCGTTGTTATAAAAGATCTTAGCCTAAATCAAAATTTAATAATCCTTCTTGGCTGCGTTTTCATCGCATCAGCCATTGGCTTTAAGCTCTCGCTCATACCATTTCACACATGGATACCAGACGTTTATGAGGGCTCAAATGCCCCGCTAGCAGGCTATATGTCGATCGTGCCAAAGGTTGCGGGCTTTATCGTCGCGTTAAGAATTTTTGCGATGCTTGAGGGCTCTGGAATTTCATGGATAAAAGATATGCTCTACATCATCGCCGTGCTTACGATGAGCCTTGCAAACATCATGGCGCTAGTGCAAAAAGACGTAAAAAGGATGCTCGCTTTTAGCTCGATAGCTCACGCTGGTGTCGTGCTTTGCGCGCTTGTAGCGAATTCTCACGAGGCAAATGTCGCCTTGTTTTTCTACTGGATCATGTTTTTGTTTGCAAATTTGGGCGCATTTTCTATGCTTTGGGTCGCAAGGTGCGACGACGTCGTATGCTGGGACAAGCGCTTTAAACATCCGTATGAGAAATTTTCAGGGCTTATTAAAATTTTGCCAAGTTA
Above is a window of Campylobacter concisus DNA encoding:
- the nuoH gene encoding NADH-quinone oxidoreductase subunit NuoH gives rise to the protein MSEMLFFVITTIVKAVVILAVMASLAGLATYAERKVLAYMQRRVGPDMVGPAGVLQIVADMIKLFTKEDIVPANANKFIFLIAPLISAIAAFAALAPVPFLPEFEVFGHTIRPILADINVGVLYIAGVAAGCVFSPLAAGLASYNKFALISAARAVVALLSFEVVAGMALLSVVMVTSSLSLVDINNYQKGIFNWLIFKQPLAFVLFVMASFVECNRTPFCLTENETEIVAGYGTEYSGMRWAMFFIGEYTNMIAASIIITLLFLGGFNEFLFIPGALMIILKSSLVFFFFLWTRASWPHLRVDQLSMLCWKILLPLGILNVVITGFALLI
- the nuoK gene encoding NADH-quinone oxidoreductase subunit NuoK; its protein translation is MIGLTHYLILASLVFVIGLVGIMRRRNLIMLFFSSEILLNSANIALAAISKYYFDLTGQIIAFFIVAIAASEVAVGLGLLVLWYKKTGSISLDSMTNMKG
- the nuoI gene encoding NADH-quinone oxidoreductase subunit NuoI, translating into MSEKRYILIDEKIEPKGTFDKFKHFIAATFKLDLLVGLKITLKQMLFSKSHTLKYPMQKMELNARYRGIHRLLKFVESENERCIGCGLCEKICVSNCISMKTSLGEDGRKKVASYTINLSRCVYCGFCADVCPELAIVCGQEYEVASENKILFGTKNEFLTDDKFLKDQAEFEGYGALPKNANSLVKKTPNALTNEDKAEVMDINLKGSSDV
- a CDS encoding NADH-quinone oxidoreductase subunit J, with protein sequence MYESFAFYLFSALILVSFSFSVLCKNALNAVSALAAGMVFISAIFFLLGAEFLGVVQIVVYTGAVVVLYAFAMMFFDTSKECEPKSGKKAKIIIYLLSSFIALLLIFIFLAPIYSAKQEVVNSTLASLGNIEAVGILLFSKYLLAFEMCAIMLLVAMVAGIILIHKDLDAQSKFEEML
- a CDS encoding NADH-quinone oxidoreductase subunit M, which translates into the protein MLSVIIFFPAISAILGFLIENKSIKFYGASIALIELLLAIFICVNVDFQGYDFVLTHQVSLIPSLNISYFVGIDTISLVLIVLSAFMSFISIAALSDDGNLKHLVISVLFLESTMMGVFSALDMILFYSFWELSLIPLLYIIGAFGSKNRIYAAIKFFIYTFLGSVFMLVAIIFIGYLCYQKSGVFSFNLLDWYKLGIGENAQIWLFLAFFFAFGVKTPLFPFHTWLPYAHGQAPTIGSVLLASVLLKMGTYGFVRFSLPLFPDASLLLSGFVCVIAIIMIIYAALVAYAQSDMKQVIAYSSISHMGVIMLGIFSLNLIGLGGSIFLMISHGIVSGALFLLVGVIYERAHTKEICEFGGLAKVMPKYALIFFIATLASIGLPLTIGFVGEFLSLIGVFKLNKLFALLGGFSIIVGAVYMLVLYKRVFFGECKEKNLSLKDLNFKELVALVPLCLLIIILGIAPNLILKPLEPSVQNIISKMQTRAVNSGTKDKISSLNGGSKL
- the nuoL gene encoding NADH-quinone oxidoreductase subunit L; the protein is MILFCISLFFPLLSFIIAGIFSHSSKNLFIGLFCSLLMIVSATASLMLTASLSVDEPLNLTLKEFISLGSLDLSFSFYLDAISLVMLSTVGVVASIVHIYSIGYMRDDASFNRFFSYLGLFVFCMNVLVSSDNFIGLFIGWEGVGLCSWLLIGFWYKRPSANVAANEAFVMNRVADLAMLVGIFYIFYSFGSLKFSEVFNARSDLSGLNLGIIATLLFIGAMGKSAQFPFHTWLANAMEGPTPVSALIHAATMVTAGVYLVIRANFIFANVPEVSHFIACLGAFVAIFAASIALVHNDLKKIVAYSTLSQLGYMFVAAGLGAYKIALFHLVTHAFFKSLLFLCAGNVMHAMNDELNIKKMGGLYKFMKPTALLSIIASCALAGFYPFAGFFSKDKILEVAFSENQILWAVLLFGAVLTAFYSFRLVMLVFFAKPKSDTHAHEAKNYMLVGMSVLGVLSVISGFFWSNFSEFLGASLGDFKLNLSHSSEIFLLVLTLTLVLASAGFAVFAYKKEIFKESICESKLYKILQNAYFIPKFYEKFFINGYAFISKICKKFDEMIVDKSVDFVALLVTKFAYLANKMQSGDLSVMLRFMVAGFALLLSFIFLLNGAK
- the nuoN gene encoding NADH-quinone oxidoreductase subunit NuoN encodes the protein MNEIAFLDLNEISLQSLSPMLSMMVFALFILIVGAIKKDLSRNFYCVFCIIAIFVNLGITLDFNGLSLSFWDMLLVDGISIISQIIILIASALFIPLALSTKEYFEYKIYEYYALFLFMIAGFLFMVSSNNLLIIFLGLEISSLCLYTLIALHNKAKSVEAAIKYFAMGSLSAGFFAMAIAMFYLATNSIDIARIGVVIKDLSLNQNLIILLGCVFIASAIGFKLSLIPFHTWIPDVYEGSNAPLAGYMSIVPKVAGFIVALRIFAMLEGSGISWIKDMLYIIAVLTMSLANIMALVQKDVKRMLAFSSIAHAGVVLCALVANSHEANVALFFYWIMFLFANLGAFSMLWVARCDDVVCWDKRFKHPYEKFSGLIKILPSYAVIMGIFMIALAGIPPFSVFWGKMVLISSLIKSDYVVLSLIIMINSAIAIYYYLKLIVFMFLKEPIVKDKNIYISNVSMALKVIVGVAVAGTVFAFLFSGAILEFIEHFVFASGF